From Bradyrhizobium sp. sBnM-33:
CGCGGTTCGGCAAACCGCTGCGCTCGCACCCGGCCGTCGGACAGCGACTGTTGAAGCGCAATCGTGGGCAGCACGGTCACGAGGTTCGTGGTGGCGATCACATCGCAAACCGCGGGCAAGGTGTCGAGCTCCAGTCTGGGCTTCAATTCGATGCCGGCTGTGGCGGCGTGCTCCTCCAGGATCATGCGCAGGCCGTGCCGTTTCGATGGCATGACCAGATCAAACTCGGCCAGATGACCGAAGCGCAGCTTCGTCGGCGGCTTGATCGGTGCATCCTTTCGGCAGGCAAATACCATTTCCTCGTCCATCACATGGTGCGCGGCGAGCAAAACGCGCCGGCGCGGCACGTTGATCAGCGCAAAGTCGAGTTGCCCGGAATTCACCCAGTCGGTCAGCGTTTCGGTGTACCCCTCGCAGGCCGAGAGAGTGATCTCCGGATAGAGATGCGCAACGGTTGCCGATGAACTCGCCATTGTGCTTTGTGCCACCGACGTGATCAGCCCGACTGAAACCCGCCCCGAGATCCGGCCGTTGAGCCGCGCCATTTCCTGTTTGGCATACTCGACATCGCGCACGATCGGCGAGACGAGCCGAGCGAAGGCTTCGCCGGCGGTCGTCAGCGTCATGCCGCTGTTGCTTCGTTCGAACAGCTTTTGGCCGAGCTCGGCCTCGAGCTTGGCAATCTGCATGCTGAGTGCCGGCTGCACGATGTTGAGCTGGCGGGCCGCGCGGGTCACGTTCCGCTCTTCCGCCAGGCAAAGGAAGTATTGCATCTGCCTGAA
This genomic window contains:
- a CDS encoding LysR family transcriptional regulator, with the translated sequence MEFRQMQYFLCLAEERNVTRAARQLNIVQPALSMQIAKLEAELGQKLFERSNSGMTLTTAGEAFARLVSPIVRDVEYAKQEMARLNGRISGRVSVGLITSVAQSTMASSSATVAHLYPEITLSACEGYTETLTDWVNSGQLDFALINVPRRRVLLAAHHVMDEEMVFACRKDAPIKPPTKLRFGHLAEFDLVMPSKRHGLRMILEEHAATAGIELKPRLELDTLPAVCDVIATTNLVTVLPTIALQQSLSDGRVRAQRFAEPRITRSIAWVHHPRRMVSAAARAVLDIIRRDLVEAATSASNYVQPHSGDAPRRSAVRRARSR